The following are encoded together in the Corynebacterium jeikeium genome:
- a CDS encoding SDR family oxidoreductase — MKSILVTGAAQGFGRAIAESFAEADWTVGAYDLDGDKVRGWAQHPNIIPGTLDVTDPDQWSATVTDFAARAGGINALINNAGVLYGGDFIDRGSFTQDSALVDVNVKGVIYGCRAAFEHLKAAGDGVVVNVCSASSIYGTPDMATYSATKFAVRGISEALDFEWDKHNIRVRTVLPLYSRTALIANVETAGMRRLGASTTPQDVAAEVVRAVTAPRRSPTKVHFPVGWKTKLLEATSHFSPPFLTRFVNGLLVYGDRVRL; from the coding sequence GTGAAATCAATACTCGTTACTGGCGCGGCCCAAGGCTTCGGCCGCGCAATCGCTGAGTCCTTCGCCGAGGCCGACTGGACCGTCGGCGCCTACGACCTCGACGGAGACAAGGTTCGCGGCTGGGCCCAACATCCGAACATTATCCCCGGCACCCTCGACGTCACCGACCCCGACCAGTGGTCCGCCACTGTTACCGACTTCGCCGCCCGCGCCGGGGGAATCAATGCACTCATCAACAACGCGGGCGTTCTCTACGGTGGCGACTTCATCGACCGCGGCAGCTTCACGCAGGATTCCGCCCTCGTCGACGTCAACGTCAAGGGCGTGATCTACGGCTGCCGCGCGGCCTTCGAACACCTCAAGGCGGCCGGCGATGGAGTGGTCGTCAACGTCTGCAGCGCCTCCTCCATCTACGGCACCCCGGATATGGCCACCTACTCCGCCACCAAGTTCGCCGTCCGCGGCATTTCCGAGGCGCTGGATTTCGAGTGGGATAAACACAACATTCGCGTTCGCACCGTCTTGCCCCTGTACTCGCGGACGGCGCTCATCGCCAATGTGGAAACGGCGGGAATGCGGCGGCTGGGGGCGTCCACAACCCCACAAGACGTGGCCGCAGAAGTAGTAAGGGCCGTGACCGCGCCGCGCCGCAGCCCAACAAAAGTGCACTTCCCGGTCGGTTGGAAGACGAAGCTGCTGGAGGCCACCAGCCACTTCTCGCCGCCTTTCCTCACCCGTTTCGTTAATGGCCTGCTTGTTTACGGCGATAGGGTGCGCCTGTAA
- the purE gene encoding 5-(carboxyamino)imidazole ribonucleotide mutase produces the protein MTENVRTPLVGLVMGSDSDWPTVEPAAEVLAEFGIPFEVGVVSAHRTPERMLDYARTAHTRGVKVIIACAGGAAHLPGMVAAATPLPVIGIPRALGNLDGLDSLLSIVQMPGGVPTATVSIDGAKNAGLLAVRTLAVADKALMDKMVEYQENMRDAVLEKDRALQQKLMG, from the coding sequence ATGACTGAGAACGTACGCACCCCGCTGGTCGGCCTGGTGATGGGCTCCGACTCTGACTGGCCCACCGTCGAGCCAGCCGCCGAGGTGCTGGCCGAGTTCGGCATCCCCTTCGAGGTCGGAGTGGTCTCTGCGCACCGCACCCCGGAGCGCATGCTCGACTACGCCCGCACCGCGCACACCCGCGGCGTGAAGGTGATCATCGCCTGCGCCGGCGGTGCCGCCCACCTGCCCGGCATGGTCGCCGCGGCCACCCCACTGCCGGTGATCGGCATCCCGCGTGCCCTGGGCAATCTGGATGGCTTGGATTCCTTGCTCTCCATCGTGCAGATGCCCGGCGGCGTGCCGACCGCCACCGTCTCCATCGACGGTGCGAAGAACGCCGGACTGCTGGCCGTGCGCACCCTTGCGGTGGCTGACAAGGCTCTGATGGACAAAATGGTCGAATACCAGGAGAACATGCGCGACGCGGTGCTGGAGAAGGATCGCGCCCTGCAGCAGAAGCTGATGGGGTGA